Proteins encoded together in one Verrucomicrobiia bacterium window:
- a CDS encoding response regulator: protein MINTSPGLRKFSVLIADDQEADRLFLREAIRRHAPNLQVVGEVADGEDVISYLWGYGEYADRTIHPLPDLLIMDVRMPRMSGIQVLEWLTTQNFPALKVAMLADSSSVEYGPKARELGLQHFYPKAIDTRGLAEVVKKLQAELEANRPGRYL, encoded by the coding sequence ATGATTAACACGTCTCCCGGACTGCGGAAATTTTCCGTCCTCATCGCCGATGATCAGGAGGCTGACCGGCTTTTTCTTCGTGAAGCGATTCGGAGGCATGCGCCCAATCTTCAGGTCGTCGGTGAAGTGGCAGATGGCGAGGATGTGATTTCCTATCTTTGGGGTTACGGTGAATATGCCGATCGCACAATTCATCCCCTGCCCGACTTGCTGATCATGGATGTTCGCATGCCACGAATGAGCGGCATCCAGGTTTTGGAATGGCTCACGACGCAAAATTTTCCCGCGCTTAAAGTGGCGATGCTCGCTGATTCATCAAGCGTCGAGTATGGTCCCAAGGCGCGCGAACTTGGGCTTCAGCATTTTTATCCAAAGGCGATTGATACGCGCGGCCTCGCGGAGGTCGTAAAAAAACTTCAGGCCGAACTCGAAGCCAATCGGCCTGGCCGTTACCTGTGA
- a CDS encoding response regulator produces MKKKYSVLLVDDSDDDRLFMRRVLDENPRFVIIGEVVDGEEAIEYLRGENRFCDREKYPFPDVVLLDLKMPRVTGHEVLGWLQTQTFDDLFVAVVSGSYLPNDIEKSLELGAHVHYEKTALQDEQEGMVRALEQLLGKKSR; encoded by the coding sequence ATGAAGAAAAAATATTCTGTGTTATTGGTGGATGACTCGGATGACGACCGGCTGTTCATGCGCCGGGTGCTGGACGAGAACCCCAGGTTTGTCATCATTGGCGAAGTGGTTGACGGCGAGGAGGCGATTGAATATTTGCGCGGCGAGAATCGTTTTTGCGACCGCGAAAAATATCCTTTTCCGGATGTGGTATTGCTGGATTTGAAAATGCCGCGTGTCACCGGTCACGAAGTTCTCGGCTGGCTGCAGACGCAAACCTTCGACGACCTTTTCGTGGCCGTCGTCTCGGGCTCATACTTGCCGAACGACATCGAAAAAAGCCTCGAACTGGGCGCGCATGTGCACTACGAAAAAACGGCGCTGCAGGATGAGCAGGAGGGAATGGTTCGCGCGCTGGAACAACTGCTGGGGAAAAAATCGCGTTGA
- a CDS encoding ATP-binding protein, producing MLTDHLTPETATNGSLSDGEFHSPPSLVSTRANILIVDDRDDKRMAMEAIVAGLGENIIMATSGKEALRCLLNYDFAVILLDVNMPGMDGFETAHLIRQRKSSELTPIIFVTGISDTETHVSRGYSLGAVDYILTPVLPEVLRTKVVVFVELFKRGVQLQRQAERLRIAHDELETRVEERTRQLAAANESLLAEVGERQRVEEQIRKMNAELEQRVLDRTAELAEANQELEAFTYSVAHDLQAPLRNIQSYAQMLEEDYGANMPSDAVAYLQRIGARGKYMAQLVADLLNLSRIAKQDLNRQDTDLRALVDEGVATAKAEVKSGRVIEWQIGELPAVACDPGLLKQVFANLLSNAVKYTQFRPKATIEIGRIHKDGDSLIYVRDNGVGFDMRYADKLFGVFQRLHPPGDFEGTGVGLATVARIVRKHGGTIWAESEQNKGATFYFTLGSPIVKERVEQLTNVE from the coding sequence GTGCTAACCGATCATCTAACACCCGAGACGGCGACGAACGGCAGCCTGTCCGACGGCGAGTTCCATTCGCCGCCATCGCTCGTTTCGACCCGCGCGAATATCCTCATCGTGGACGATCGCGATGATAAGCGCATGGCGATGGAAGCCATCGTCGCCGGGCTTGGAGAAAATATCATTATGGCAACGTCGGGCAAGGAAGCCTTGCGCTGCTTGTTGAATTACGATTTTGCGGTGATTCTGCTGGATGTGAACATGCCCGGAATGGACGGCTTTGAAACCGCCCATCTCATTCGCCAAAGAAAAAGTTCCGAACTGACGCCGATCATTTTCGTGACCGGCATCAGCGATACGGAGACACACGTCTCCCGCGGTTATTCGCTGGGCGCGGTGGATTATATTTTGACGCCGGTCTTGCCCGAAGTTTTGCGCACGAAAGTCGTTGTGTTTGTGGAGTTGTTCAAGCGCGGCGTGCAACTGCAACGGCAGGCGGAGCGTTTGCGCATCGCCCACGATGAACTTGAAACCCGCGTTGAAGAGCGCACTCGCCAACTTGCGGCGGCGAATGAATCGTTGCTCGCGGAAGTCGGCGAACGCCAAAGAGTCGAAGAGCAGATCCGCAAGATGAACGCCGAACTTGAACAACGCGTGCTTGATCGGACGGCGGAATTGGCTGAGGCGAACCAGGAATTGGAGGCGTTCACTTATTCCGTCGCGCACGACCTTCAGGCGCCGCTGCGCAACATCCAAAGTTACGCACAAATGCTCGAGGAGGATTACGGCGCGAACATGCCGTCCGACGCGGTGGCGTACTTGCAACGCATCGGCGCACGGGGAAAATACATGGCGCAACTCGTCGCTGATTTGCTGAATCTGTCGCGCATCGCCAAGCAGGATTTGAATCGCCAGGACACCGATCTGCGCGCGCTGGTGGATGAGGGTGTTGCAACTGCGAAAGCTGAAGTGAAAAGTGGTCGCGTGATCGAATGGCAGATTGGCGAATTGCCCGCGGTCGCCTGCGATCCCGGTTTGTTGAAGCAGGTATTTGCCAACCTGCTTTCCAATGCCGTGAAGTACACACAATTTCGTCCAAAAGCCACGATTGAAATCGGCCGCATCCACAAGGACGGGGATTCGCTGATTTACGTGCGCGATAACGGCGTGGGCTTCGACATGCGTTACGCGGACAAGCTGTTCGGGGTTTTCCAGCGGTTGCATCCGCCGGGAGATTTTGAAGGCACCGGCGTCGGGCTGGCGACCGTAGCGCGCATCGTGCGCAAACACGGTGGCACGATCTGGGCGGAAAGCGAGCAGAACAAGGGCGCGACGTTTTATTTTACCCTTGGCAGTCCCATCGTCAAAGAGCGGGTTGAACAGTTGACGAACGTGGAATAA
- a CDS encoding HAMP domain-containing protein, which translates to MKTTSKTLTNGKTHSNGNANGNGKVVKKSATTGRTRQEAVVSLLQPPIINAELDVRELVTALIALKKGDFSVRLPLDWIGTAGKIADAFNDVVERNEKMASELERISLVVGKEGKIGQRASIGEVSGAWAESIASVNTLISDLVHPTSETARVIGAVAKGDLAQTMALDIEGRPLEGEFLRTAKTVNTMVNQLSSFASEVTRVAREVGTEGKLGGQAKVKGVAGTWKDLTDSVNSMAGNLTGQVRNIAAVTTAVANGDLSKKITVDVKGEILELKDTINTMVDQLRSFASEVTRVAREVGTEGKLGGQAEVKGVAGTWKDLTDNVNSMARNLTGQVRNIAAVTTAVANGDLSKKITVDVKGEILELKNTINTMVDQLSSFASEVTRVAREVGTEGKLGGQADVRGVAGTWKDLTDSVNSMAGNLTGQVRNIAAVTTAVANGDLSKKITVDVRGEILELKDTINTMVDQLRSFASEVTRVAREVGTEGKLGGQADVQGVAGTWKDLTDNVNLMAGNLTAQVRNIATVTTAIANGDLSKKITVDVKGEILEMKNTINTLVDQLSSFASEVTRVAREVGTEGKLGGQAEVKGVAGTWKDLTDSVNSMAGNLTAQVRNIANVTTAVANGDLSKKITVDVKGEILELKNTINTMVDQLSSFAAEVTRVAREVGTEGELGGQAEVKGVAGTWKDLTDSVNSMAGNLTAQVRNIAAVTTAVANGDLSKKITVDVRGEILELKDTINTMVDQLNSFASEVTRVAREVGTEGKLGGQAEVKGVGGTWKDLTDNVNFMAGNLTSQVRNIAAVTTAVAKGDLSKKITVDVKGEILELKNTINTMVDQLSSFAAEVTRVAREVGTEGKLGGQAEVKGVGGTWKDLTDNVNFMAGNLTSQVRNIAAVTTAVANGDLSKKITVDVKGEILELKNTINTMVDQLSSFASEVTRVAREVGTEGKLGGQAEVRGVAGTWKDLTDNVNFMAGNLTSQVRNIAAVTTAVANGDLSKKITVDVKGEILELKDTINTMVDQLRSFASEVTRVAREVGTEGKLGGQADVQGVAGTWKDLTDNVNLMAGNLTNQVRGIAIVVTAVANGNLKRKLTVEAKGEIAALADTINNMTDTLATFADQVTSVAREVGVEGKLGGQASVPGAAGTWKDLTDNVNQLAANLTTQVRAIAEVATAVTKGDLTRSITVEALGEVAALKENLNEMIRNLKDTTLKNSEQDWLKTNLAKFSRMLQGQKDLMTVGRMILSELAPVVSAQQGVFYTMDMAKETEPYLKLLASYAHRERKNVDNRFKLGEGLVGQCALEKIKILLTNVPRDYTAIGSGLGEANPLNVLVLPVVFEGQVKAVIELASFDRFSPTHQAFLDQLTESIGIVLNTIEANTRTEDLLKQSQSLAKELQSQQQELQQTNQQLGEKAKLLADQNVEVERKNAEVEQARQALEEKAEQLALTSKYKSEFLANMSHELRTPLNSLLILSDELSKNKDQNLTPKQVEFSKTIHASGNDLLALINDILDLSKIESGTVIVDVGDVALRDLQDYVERTFRHVADARKLEFDLERGSGLPKSFQTDAKRLQQILKNLLSNAFKFTEKGKVSLFINQARSGWNSENETLNQAKSVIAFSVSDTGIGISPDKQQIIFEAFQQADGSTSRKYGGTGLGLAISREIARLLGGEIRLVSAPGQGSTFTLFLPQNYVPVRTAKRQSSSVVAPTQDVITVPTELNFIADAPSNDSDQSMQLDDDRDNIQAGDKVLLIIENDTGFAQFLLETARENGFKGLISPRGAEALAIVGQRRIDAITLDINLHDMDGWRVLARLKDDAHSRHIPVYIITTEEERERGLRMGAIGALNKPLKSKEELKEVIRRVQSVIEPHTRKLLAVSKDKEQRDLIIELISGEDIQVTCVETGQEALNKLRDDHFGAAVMNMDLPDMTGFQLIEEIKKDTHLHEVPLIVHVNKDLSKKEEGNLKRLSQTMNLKEVRSPERLLDEAALFLHCDIGKLPEAKRKAIQKLHETETVLKDKKILIVDDDIRNIFAMTSLLERYEMQILSAETGKTALERLLATPDIDVVLMDIMMPDMDGYDTMRAIRKFGKFRALPVIALTAKAMKGDREKCIDAGASDYIAKPVESNELLSMLRLWLYR; encoded by the coding sequence ACGCTAATGGCAACGGCAAAGTGGTGAAGAAAAGCGCCACGACTGGCCGCACGCGCCAGGAAGCGGTGGTATCGCTACTGCAACCGCCGATCATCAACGCCGAATTGGATGTGCGGGAATTGGTGACGGCGCTCATCGCCCTCAAGAAAGGGGATTTTTCGGTGCGGCTGCCGCTCGACTGGATTGGAACGGCGGGCAAGATCGCTGATGCCTTCAACGACGTCGTCGAGCGCAACGAAAAGATGGCCAGCGAACTCGAACGCATCAGCCTCGTCGTCGGCAAAGAGGGGAAGATCGGCCAGCGCGCGTCCATCGGCGAAGTCAGCGGCGCCTGGGCCGAGTCCATCGCCTCAGTAAATACCTTGATTTCCGACCTCGTGCATCCGACCAGCGAAACCGCCCGCGTGATCGGCGCTGTGGCCAAAGGCGACCTGGCGCAGACGATGGCCCTCGACATTGAAGGCCGTCCGCTGGAAGGCGAATTTCTTCGCACCGCCAAAACGGTCAATACGATGGTGAATCAGTTGAGTTCATTCGCCTCCGAAGTGACACGTGTGGCCCGCGAAGTGGGAACCGAAGGCAAGCTCGGTGGCCAGGCGAAAGTCAAAGGCGTCGCCGGCACTTGGAAAGACTTGACCGACTCAGTGAATTCGATGGCCGGTAACCTCACCGGCCAGGTGCGTAACATCGCGGCGGTGACGACGGCGGTGGCGAACGGCGACTTGTCCAAGAAGATCACGGTGGACGTCAAAGGCGAAATTCTCGAATTGAAAGACACCATTAATACGATGGTGGATCAGCTTCGCTCGTTTGCTTCGGAAGTGACCCGCGTGGCTCGTGAAGTCGGCACCGAAGGAAAACTCGGCGGTCAGGCCGAAGTGAAAGGTGTCGCTGGAACGTGGAAAGATTTGACGGATAATGTGAATTCGATGGCGCGCAACCTCACCGGCCAGGTGCGTAACATCGCGGCAGTGACGACGGCGGTGGCGAACGGCGATTTGTCCAAGAAGATCACGGTGGATGTGAAGGGCGAAATCCTCGAATTGAAAAACACCATCAATACGATGGTGGATCAACTTTCCTCCTTTGCTTCTGAAGTGACGCGTGTGGCCCGCGAAGTGGGAACTGAAGGAAAACTCGGTGGCCAGGCGGATGTGCGTGGCGTCGCTGGCACATGGAAAGATTTGACGGACTCGGTGAATTCAATGGCCGGTAATTTGACCGGCCAGGTGCGCAATATCGCCGCGGTGACGACGGCAGTCGCGAACGGTGACTTGTCCAAGAAGATTACGGTGGACGTGCGCGGGGAAATTCTCGAATTGAAAGACACCATTAACACGATGGTGGATCAGCTTCGCTCGTTCGCCTCGGAAGTGACGCGTGTAGCCCGCGAAGTCGGCACCGAAGGAAAACTCGGCGGCCAGGCCGATGTGCAAGGCGTCGCCGGCACGTGGAAAGATTTGACGGATAACGTGAACCTCATGGCCGGCAATCTCACTGCGCAAGTGCGCAATATCGCGACCGTGACGACCGCCATTGCGAACGGTGATTTGTCCAAGAAGATCACGGTGGATGTGAAGGGCGAAATCCTGGAAATGAAAAACACGATCAACACTCTGGTTGATCAGCTTTCGTCATTCGCTTCAGAAGTGACCCGCGTGGCGCGCGAAGTCGGTACTGAAGGAAAACTCGGTGGCCAGGCGGAAGTGAAAGGCGTCGCCGGAACGTGGAAGGACTTGACCGACTCGGTGAATTCAATGGCCGGCAATCTAACGGCGCAAGTGCGCAACATCGCCAACGTGACGACGGCGGTGGCGAACGGCGATTTGTCCAAGAAGATCACGGTGGATGTGAAGGGCGAAATCCTCGAATTGAAAAACACCATCAATACGATGGTGGATCAGCTTTCCTCTTTTGCCGCTGAAGTGACCCGTGTGGCACGCGAAGTGGGAACCGAAGGCGAACTCGGTGGCCAGGCGGAAGTGAAAGGCGTCGCCGGAACGTGGAAGGACTTGACCGACTCGGTGAATTCGATGGCCGGCAATCTCACGGCGCAGGTGCGCAACATCGCGGCGGTGACGACGGCGGTGGCGAACGGCGACTTGTCCAAGAAAATCACGGTGGATGTGCGCGGGGAAATTCTCGAATTGAAAGACACCATTAATACGATGGTGGACCAGCTTAACTCTTTCGCCTCGGAAGTGACGCGCGTGGCCCGCGAAGTCGGCACCGAAGGAAAACTCGGTGGCCAGGCTGAGGTGAAAGGTGTCGGCGGCACGTGGAAGGATTTAACGGATAATGTGAATTTCATGGCCGGTAATTTGACTTCGCAAGTGCGCAATATCGCGGCGGTCACGACTGCCGTGGCAAAGGGCGACTTGTCCAAGAAAATCACGGTGGACGTGAAAGGCGAAATTCTCGAATTGAAAAACACCATCAATACGATGGTGGACCAACTTTCCTCCTTCGCCGCCGAAGTGACGCGTGTGGCGCGTGAGGTGGGCACGGAAGGAAAACTCGGCGGTCAGGCGGAAGTGAAAGGCGTCGGCGGCACGTGGAAGGATTTAACGGATAATGTGAATTTCATGGCCGGTAATCTGACTTCGCAAGTGCGCAACATCGCGGCGGTGACGACGGCAGTGGCAAACGGCGATTTGTCTAAGAAGATCACTGTGGATGTGAAAGGCGAAATTCTCGAATTGAAAAACACCATTAACACGATGGTGGATCAACTTTCGTCGTTCGCCTCGGAAGTGACTCGCGTGGCCCGCGAAGTCGGCACAGAAGGAAAACTGGGCGGACAGGCGGAAGTGCGCGGCGTCGCCGGCACGTGGAAAGACCTGACGGACAATGTGAATTTCATGGCCGGTAATTTGACCTCGCAAGTGCGCAACATCGCGGCGGTGACGACGGCGGTGGCGAACGGCGATCTGTCCAAGAAGATCACTGTGGATGTGAAAGGCGAAATTCTCGAATTGAAAGACACCATTAATACAATGGTGGATCAGCTTCGTTCGTTCGCCTCAGAAGTGACTCGCGTGGCCCGCGAAGTCGGCACAGAAGGAAAACTCGGCGGTCAGGCTGACGTGCAAGGCGTCGCCGGCACGTGGAAAGATCTGACGGATAACGTAAATCTGATGGCTGGCAATCTGACGAACCAGGTGCGTGGCATCGCGATTGTCGTGACCGCCGTGGCCAACGGCAACTTGAAACGCAAACTGACGGTTGAAGCGAAAGGCGAAATCGCCGCGCTCGCGGACACGATCAACAACATGACCGATACGCTCGCGACCTTCGCCGATCAGGTGACCTCCGTGGCGCGCGAAGTGGGCGTCGAAGGAAAACTCGGCGGCCAGGCGAGTGTGCCGGGCGCTGCGGGCACATGGAAAGATTTGACGGATAACGTGAATCAGTTGGCCGCGAATTTGACCACGCAAGTGCGCGCGATCGCGGAAGTCGCGACGGCGGTGACGAAAGGCGACCTGACGCGTTCAATCACGGTGGAAGCGCTGGGTGAAGTTGCCGCACTTAAGGAAAACCTGAACGAGATGATCCGCAACCTTAAGGACACCACGCTCAAGAATTCCGAACAGGACTGGCTCAAAACGAACCTCGCAAAATTCTCCCGCATGTTGCAAGGCCAAAAAGATTTGATGACGGTCGGCCGCATGATTCTCTCCGAACTGGCGCCGGTCGTTTCCGCGCAACAGGGCGTTTTCTACACGATGGACATGGCCAAGGAAACCGAGCCCTATCTCAAACTCCTCGCGAGCTACGCGCATCGCGAACGCAAGAACGTGGATAACCGTTTTAAACTCGGCGAAGGTCTCGTCGGCCAATGCGCATTGGAAAAAATCAAGATCCTGCTCACCAATGTGCCGCGCGATTACACCGCGATCGGCTCAGGACTGGGTGAGGCCAATCCGCTCAACGTGCTCGTGTTGCCGGTCGTATTTGAAGGGCAAGTCAAGGCGGTCATTGAACTCGCATCGTTCGACCGGTTCAGCCCGACACATCAAGCGTTCCTTGACCAGTTGACGGAAAGTATCGGCATCGTGCTCAACACGATTGAAGCGAATACGCGAACTGAAGATTTGCTCAAGCAATCCCAGTCGCTGGCGAAAGAGTTGCAAAGCCAGCAACAGGAATTGCAACAAACCAACCAGCAGCTTGGCGAAAAAGCGAAACTGCTGGCCGACCAGAACGTCGAGGTGGAACGCAAGAACGCGGAAGTCGAACAAGCCCGCCAGGCGCTGGAAGAAAAAGCCGAACAGCTTGCGCTCACTTCCAAATACAAATCCGAGTTCCTCGCGAATATGTCCCACGAATTACGCACGCCGCTCAACAGCTTGCTCATCCTGTCCGACGAACTCTCGAAAAACAAAGACCAAAACCTTACGCCCAAACAGGTCGAGTTCTCCAAGACGATTCACGCTTCCGGCAACGACCTGCTGGCGCTCATCAACGACATTCTCGACCTTTCCAAGATCGAGTCCGGCACGGTCATCGTGGACGTCGGCGATGTCGCGTTGCGCGATTTGCAGGATTACGTCGAGCGCACGTTCCGCCACGTGGCCGATGCGCGCAAACTCGAATTCGACCTCGAGCGCGGAAGCGGTTTGCCCAAGTCATTCCAAACCGACGCGAAACGCTTGCAACAGATTCTCAAGAACCTGTTGTCGAACGCGTTCAAGTTCACCGAAAAGGGAAAAGTCTCGCTCTTCATCAATCAAGCTCGCAGCGGCTGGAATTCGGAGAACGAAACGCTCAACCAAGCCAAGTCGGTCATTGCGTTTTCCGTCAGCGACACCGGCATCGGCATTTCGCCAGACAAGCAGCAAATCATCTTCGAGGCATTTCAGCAGGCGGACGGCAGCACGAGCCGCAAATATGGCGGCACCGGCCTCGGCTTAGCCATCAGCCGCGAAATCGCACGCCTGCTCGGCGGCGAAATTCGGTTGGTCAGCGCGCCGGGACAAGGCAGCACGTTCACCTTGTTCCTGCCGCAAAATTACGTACCGGTCCGCACCGCGAAACGCCAATCTTCGAGTGTCGTGGCCCCGACGCAGGACGTTATTACTGTGCCGACGGAGTTAAACTTCATTGCCGACGCACCCAGCAACGATTCCGATCAGTCAATGCAACTGGATGACGATCGGGATAATATTCAAGCGGGCGACAAAGTCCTGTTGATCATCGAGAACGACACCGGTTTCGCGCAATTCCTTTTGGAAACCGCGCGCGAAAATGGTTTCAAGGGATTGATCTCACCGCGCGGCGCAGAAGCGCTGGCCATCGTCGGCCAGCGGCGCATTGATGCGATCACGCTCGACATCAATTTGCACGACATGGACGGCTGGCGCGTGCTGGCTCGTTTGAAAGACGATGCGCATAGCCGGCACATCCCCGTCTATATCATTACGACCGAGGAAGAGCGCGAGCGCGGTTTGCGCATGGGTGCGATTGGTGCGTTGAACAAGCCGCTCAAGTCCAAGGAAGAATTGAAGGAAGTCATCCGCCGCGTGCAAAGCGTCATCGAACCTCACACACGGAAATTACTGGCTGTCAGCAAGGACAAGGAGCAGCGCGACCTGATCATTGAACTTATCAGCGGCGAAGATATTCAGGTCACCTGCGTCGAAACCGGCCAGGAGGCTTTGAACAAATTGCGTGACGATCATTTCGGCGCGGCTGTGATGAATATGGATTTGCCTGACATGACGGGTTTCCAGTTGATCGAGGAAATCAAAAAAGATACGCATCTCCATGAAGTGCCACTGATCGTTCATGTGAACAAAGACCTTTCCAAAAAGGAAGAGGGCAACTTGAAGCGCCTGAGCCAGACAATGAACCTTAAGGAGGTGCGTTCGCCCGAGCGTCTACTCGATGAGGCGGCGTTGTTCCTGCATTGCGACATCGGCAAATTGCCCGAGGCCAAACGTAAAGCGATCCAAAAGTTGCACGAAACCGAAACCGTGCTAAAAGATAAGAAAATATTGATCGTGGATGACGACATCCGGAATATTTTTGCGATGACCAGTTTGCTCGAGCGTTATGAGATGCAAATTCTTTCCGCTGAAACCGGCAAGACCGCGCTGGAAAGATTGCTGGCCACGCCGGACATTGACGTCGTTCTCATGGACATTATGATGCCTGACATGGATGGCTATGATACGATGCGGGCGATCCGAAAATTCGGCAAGTTCCGTGCGCTGCCGGTCATCGCGCTCACTGCGAAAGCGATGAAGGGCGACCGCGAGAAGTGCATTGATGCCGGCGCGTCCGACTACATCGCAAAACCCGTGGAAAGCAATGAACTGCTCTCGATGCTCCGGCTGTGGTTGTACCGGTAA